A region from the Aegilops tauschii subsp. strangulata cultivar AL8/78 chromosome 5, Aet v6.0, whole genome shotgun sequence genome encodes:
- the LOC109747743 gene encoding cell number regulator 2-like, which yields MASLNNASWSSGLCGCFDDVGGCCLTFFCPCVVFGRIAEIVDMGATSCCASGTVYAALASVTGMGCLYSCGYRSRLREQYRLKETPCGDCCVHWFCEACALCQEYRELKTRGFDMALGWQANMEKMGKTTAPPTHAGMTR from the exons ATGGCCAGCCTCAACAACGCTTCGTGGTCCAGCGGCCTCTGCGGCTGCTTCGACGACGTCGGCGGCT GCTGCCTGACGTTCTTCTGCCCGTGCGTCGTCTTCGGGAGGATCGCCGAGATCGTCGACATGGGCGCCACAT CTTGCTGTGCGAGCGGGACGGTGTACGCCGCGCTGGCGTCGGTGACGGGGATGGGCTGCCTCTACTCCTGCGGCTACCGCTCCAGGCTGCGTGAGCAGTACCGGCTCAAGGAGACGCCCTGCGGCGACTGCTGCGTCCACTGGTTCTGCGAGGCCTGCGCCCTCTGCCAGGAGTACCGCGAGCTCAAGACCCGCGGCTTCGACATGGCCCTCG GATGGCAGGCCAACATGGAGAAGATGGGGAAGACGACGGCGCCGCCGACGCACGCGGGGATGACTCGCTAG